The proteins below are encoded in one region of Leptotrichia sp. oral taxon 218:
- a CDS encoding GntR family transcriptional regulator, translated as MLSKKILFLITAENEIKALTQFGKKFKEKYDVQMDVIYVKDVLKYEVFPVAVEGIGVNVGMNYFVREYKEQEEKVFQKIKSQIDDSFDKVYAKEGETDEIALEELKKYDALVLVKNEKVSPVLKELLRSNYKPLIILPNVEEFEMENILLLDDGAYNANKTLFTFLYMFGEQKVNVLRVNSDLEKEEDGLAQRFGENYNLIYKKGETFKTLLKETENYDFILMGDLRYTIMVEKITGKLGIRLLENVKKPIFIV; from the coding sequence ATGTTATCTAAAAAAATTTTATTTTTAATTACAGCAGAAAATGAAATTAAAGCATTGACACAATTTGGGAAAAAGTTTAAAGAAAAGTATGATGTGCAAATGGATGTAATTTATGTAAAAGATGTTTTAAAATACGAAGTTTTTCCTGTAGCAGTCGAAGGAATTGGCGTAAATGTGGGAATGAATTATTTTGTCAGAGAATACAAGGAACAGGAAGAAAAAGTTTTTCAAAAAATAAAAAGTCAAATAGATGATTCTTTTGACAAAGTTTATGCAAAAGAAGGGGAAACTGATGAAATTGCGTTAGAAGAACTAAAAAAATACGATGCGCTTGTTTTGGTAAAAAATGAAAAAGTTAGTCCAGTTTTAAAAGAACTTTTGAGAAGTAACTACAAACCGCTAATTATTTTGCCAAATGTGGAAGAATTTGAAATGGAAAATATACTTTTGCTGGATGATGGCGCTTATAATGCGAACAAGACATTATTTACATTTTTATATATGTTTGGAGAACAAAAAGTAAATGTTCTTCGGGTAAACAGCGACCTTGAAAAAGAAGAAGACGGACTTGCTCAGAGATTTGGAGAAAATTATAATTTGATTTATAAAAAAGGTGAAACTTTTAAAACACTTTTGAAAGAAACGGAAAATTATGATTTTATATTGATGGGAGACTTGAGATATACCATTATGGTGGAAAAAATCACAGGAAAATTGGGAATCAGACTTCTTGAAAATGTAAAAAAACCAATATTTATAGTATAA